From Pararhizobium sp. A13:
ACGTCGTCATCGGCAAAGAGATCGCCGGCGTCGATCAGTTCCTGAGCGCTCAAGGCAAGCTGAACGCCACCAATGCCAGCATTGCCACCGCGCTTGCCGTCGCGCAACGCGACCGGCCCGATGCCAAGGCCATCGCCGACATCATCTTCAATCCGGCCGGCAACGAGTTGAGACTGGAGACCACGATCGAGGAACCGAAAGGCGGATTGCTGGCCAAGGCCTTGCGCCTGCCCGGCGAACCGGCAATCAGCGTCAACGTCACCGGCCAGGGGCCGCTTTCCAACTGGAGCGGCACGGCGACAGCCGCACTCGACGGCAAAGCAGTATTGAAGCTCGGCGGCCAGCACACGCTGGCCGCCGATGGATTCCGCACCGTCTCGCTCAAGGGCGGCGGCACGTTCAGCGATCTTCTGCCCGCCGCCTTCCGGCCGTTGTTCGAAGGCACCACCGACATCGACCTTTCCGCGGCGATCGACGGCAAGACCGTCCGCATCCAAACAGGCAATGTCTCCACCGGCGCGCTGACGCTGTCGGCATCCGGCACCTACAGCACGACAGGTCAAAACGACCTGCAGGCGAGCCTCACCGGCAAGAACGGTCCGATCGATTTCCGCCTGCCGCTGGAAAAAGGCGAGGCCCACCTCGCGATCGACACGGCCAGCGTCTCGCTGATCGGCGATGCGCAAACCGCGGTGCTCGACATCGGCGCTGCGATCGGCAAGGCGACGTTGCCTCAGGGTGAGATCGAGGCGATCAAGCTGCACGCCTATAGCGACGGCTTCAACCTCTCAACGCGCACCGGACCGCTCAAAACCACGATAGAAACCGGTGCGACCCGCTTTGCCAACGCCGATATCGATCGTGTGATCAAGGGACCGGTCAAGATCGACGGCTCGCTGTCGCTGACACCGGAAACGGTATCCTTCGATCCGATCACCATCGAAAGCGCCAGCATCGGCGGCACGCTGACCGGCTCCTACACGATCGCCGAAAATACGCTCGCGACCGGTTTCAAGCTCTTCGCCCTGCCCGCCGTCCTGCCGCCGGCGCTGGCTGCGAAATTCGACACGACGATCGTCATCGCCGGCAATCTCGGAACAGGCGCCAATGGTAACGTCGATGTGAGCGACCTCACCATCAAGTCCGGGACCGTCGAGGTCGCCGCCTCAGCGGCGCTCGAAACCGGCAATCTGACGGCCGCAATCACCGGCACCGTGCCGGAAATCGGCAAGCTGCTCGCCGACGCCAAGGGCTCTGCCACCTTCAGCGCCGACGTGACCGGGCCGCTCGATGCGCTCGACGTCAAGGCCAAGGTCACGTCGAGCGGAACAACGCTTGCCGGCCGCACTCTGAACGACTTCGCCGTCAATGCCGATGCGGTCATCGGCCGCGACGGGCCGACGGGAACCGTCACCGCCAGCGGCAGCGTCGACGGACAGGTGATCAACGCCAAGGCGGATATCGCAACGGCGAAAGGCACGACCAATGTTCCGTCGTTCGAGGCGGTGATCGGATCAAACACCCTGAAAGGTTCGCTCGATCTGACGAAGGAGTTCGAGCCGAACGGTTCGCTCACCTTCAACTTCCCTGATGTCGGACTGCTCGCCGCGATGGCCGGGCAGACCGCGTCCGGCGACCTCGCCGGCTCGGCCAGTATCAAGACGGAAAGCGGCATGACCTCCGTTGCGGTGAAAGCCAGCGGTTCCGGCATCACGCGCGGCGATCTGGTCATCACCAAGCCGGCTGCCGACATCACCATTGCCGACCTCAAGGCGCTGGCGATCAAGGGCGCTGTGACGGTCGAGGAAGTGAAGCAGGGCAGCAACCTGCTCACCGGCCTCAAGCTCGGCTTCGAGCAGCAGGGCAAAACGACGAATTTCGCTCTTGACGGGATCTATGACGCCGCCCCGCTCAGCGCCCGCGGCGATCTGCAGAGCGCTGCCGGACGCACGACGATCAAGCTGCAATCCTTCACGGCAGCACCGAAGAAAATCCCGCTGGAACTCGCCAACCCGACCACCATCGTGATCGAGAAAGGCGCCGTCAACCTGCAACGACTGGCGATCAACGCCTATGGCGGCACCGCCACCCTCACCGGCAGCGCTGGCGAAAAACTGAACATAACCGCCGCGCTCGCCGGTATCGACACCCGCCTACCACTTGAAGGCGGCGAGACGCATATCGTGCTTGATACAGGCACGGCATCGATCAACGGCGACATGCAGTCCGCGGTCCTCGATGTTGCGGCCAATGTCGCCGAGGTTGCACTGCCGCAGGGACGCTTCGACGCCATCAAGCTGACCGCACACAGCGACGCCTTCAATCTCGCCACGCGCTCCGGCGCGGTGACAGCGACGGTCGAGGCCGGTGCGACGCAACTGACCAATGCCGATCTCGATCGGTTGGTCAAAGGCCCGCTCACGGTGGCAACGACGCTCGATGTGACACCCGAAACGATCGGTTTCAGCCCGATCACGATCGGCAGCGCCAATCTCGACGGCGCGCTCGCCGGCACTTTCAGCCTTGCCGACAACAGGCTGAACACGACGTTCAAGCTCTCGGCCCGCCCGGCCGCCCTGCCCGCCTCCATCTCGGCAAAATTCGATACGCCGGTGGACGTCGCCGGCACGCTTGCGACCGGCCCTGACGGCGCCGTCGACATCACGAACCTCAACGTGACCTCCGGCACGCTCCAGGCCGCCGGTTCCGTCGCGCTCAAGTCGCAGACCCTGACGGCCGCACTGACCGGCACCGTGCTTGATCTCGGCAAGGTGCTCGCTGATGCAGAAGGCCAGGCCAACTTCACGGTTGACGCTACCGGCCCGCTCGGCAATCTCGGCGTCAAGGCCGAAATCACGTCCCGCGGCGCGACGCTTGCCGGCCGCACCTTGAGCGACCTGCAGCTGACGGCGGACGCAACCGCCAACCCGAAGAACCCGCAGGCGAAGATCACCGCCACCGGCGTGCTCGGCGGCCAGGCGATCAACGTCAAGGCCGATCTCGTTTCCAAGGACGGCCGCACCAGCGTGCCGGTCCTGCAGGTGCAGATCGGCGAGAACACGCTGAACGGCGTCGTCAACTTCACGTCCGACTTCCTGCCGCAGGGGACGATCGACTTCACATTCCCCGATGTCGGGCTGCTCGCCGCCATGGCCGGCGAAAAGGCCTCCGGCGACTTGGCGGGATCGGCGTCGATCAAAAGCGATGGCGGCATAACCTCGATCGCGCTCAAGGCCAGCGGCTCCGGCATCAAGCGCGGCGATCTCGTCATCACCAAGCCGGTGGCGGACATCACCATCGCCGATTTGAAGGCGCTGGCGATCAAGGGCAATCTTTCCATCGAAACCTTTGCCCAAGGCGCCAACCGCGTCAGCGGCCTGAAGCTCGATTTCGTCCAGCAGGAAAACCAGACCAATGTCGCGCTCGATGGCAGCTATGATGGCGCGCCGCTGAAGTTGCGCGCCGATATCCAGACGGCGGGCGGCAAGACGACTGTCGATCTCGCCTCCTTCACTGCCGCCCCGAGAAAGATCCCGGTCAAGCTCTCAGCACCGACGACAATCTCCATCGAGAACGGCACCGTCAGCCTGCAGAAATTGACGATCGCGGCGTCCGGCGGCACGATCACGGTGACCGGATCAGCGGGCGAAAAACTCGATCTCGCCATCAATCTCAATGCCCTGCCCGCCAGGCTTGCCAATACCTTCGCGCCGTCGCTCGGCGCGGACGGCGCCATCAGCGGCACGGTGGGTGTCAAAGGCACATCGACCGCACCGGTCGCCACCTACGATCTGCGCTGGGCCAATGCGGTGGTTGCGCAAGCCAGGTCGGCCGGCGTCAGCGCGCTCGACATCACCGCCAAGGGCCAGTTCGCCAACAGCACCGTGACGCTCGACGCGACGATCAGCGGTGCGGGCGGCCTCTCCTTCAGGGGCGGCGGCAAGGTGGGCCTCACCGGCAACAGGCCGATCGACATGAAATTCTCCGGCAACCTGCCCTTCGGTCTCGCCGCAGGTCTGCTGGCGCAGCAGGGCTTCACGCTGACAGGCGCCGCCAATGTCGATCTCGCCATCAGAGGCGCTGCGACGGCGCCGCAGATCACCGGCACGATCTCGACCTCCGGTGCCCGACTTGTCGATGTCCGCCGTAACCTCGCGATCACCGACCTGACGGCCAATATTTCCCTCGACGGCAAACAGGCAAGTATCCAAAAACTGTCCGGTCGGCTCGCCAGCGGCGGTTCGCTCGATGTCAGCGGCACGGTCGGCATCGCGCCGGGCTCCGGCTTTCCTGCCGATCTCACTATCCGTCTCGACAACGCGACCTATGTCGACGGCAGCCTGTTCACCGCCAACGTCGATGGCGCCCTGACGCTGAAGGGCTCCCTCACGGCGGCGCCGGTGCTGGGCGGAAAGGTCACCATTCAGAAGGCAGCGATTACGATTCCGGAAAAACTCCCGGCTTCGCTGTCGGAGATCAACATCAAGCACAAGAATGCTCCGGCCAAGGTTCGCCAGATGCAGGCGGATGTCAAAAGCGACACGGCGAGCAGCGGCGGGGCCAAGAGCGGCGGCGTGGCCTTCGACCTCGCCGTCCATGCACCTGGAAAGCTATTCGTCCGCGGCCGCGGCATCGACGCCGAACTCGGCGGCGATCTGACGATCCGCGGCACAGCCGCCCAGCCGGTAGTGTCGGGCGGTTTCCAGATGCGGCGCGGCCGATTGGAAATTCTCGGCAAACGGCTCGATTTCTCCGACGGCACGATCAGCTTCGGCGGCAATCTGATCCCGACGCTCGACCTCGACGCAACGTCGACTGCAGGGTCGACGACGATCACCGTCAATGTCGCCGGTCTTGCCAACAATCCGACCGTCACCTTCTCGTCTTCGCCCGCTCTGCCGCAGGATGAAATCCTGGCGCAGCTGATCTTCAACCGGTCGCTCTCCAACCTGTCGGCCCTGCAGATCGCGCAGCTCGCGAGTGCCGTGAGCCAGCTCGCAGGCGGCGGCTCCAACTCGCTTCTCGACGGATTGCGCAACAAGCTCGGCGTCGACGATCTCGACGTCTCGACCGACGCCAACGGCGGCGCCCAGGTGACGGCCGGCAAATATCTGAACGACCGCACCTATCTGGAACTTCAGTCAGGCTCCGAAGCCGGCAGCGGCAAGGCGATCATCAATCTCGACGTCGGCCGCGGCGTCAAGCTGCGCGGCGAAGCCGGCAGCAGCGGTACAGGCGCGGGCATCTTCTACGAGAAGGAATATTGAGCGGCGGGCTATAGCCCCGTCGCCATCTTGCTCGTTTTCAGCAGGATATTCGTTTCCGTCAGATTGATGCCGTCGATCAGCCGGATGCGCCGCAGCGTTTCGTCGAAGGTGGCGAGATCCTTGTCCTCGAGCTCGGCGATGAAATCCCAGCGGCCATTGGTGGAATGGAGCGCCCTGACCTGCGGCAGGCCGCGCAATTGCGCAGCAACCTTGTCGGCCATCTTGCCGTGAATCTCGATCATGACGATAGCCCTGACACCGGTGCCGGAAAGTTCCGCGCCGGTGCGGATGGTGAAGGCGGCGATGGTGCCCGACGACACCAGACGGTCGATGCGGGCGGCAACGGTGGCACGCGATGCACCGGTTGCCGCAGCCAGCGACGACACCGGTGTGCGGGCATTGTGGCGAAGCGCGCTGATCAGCGTATGATCCAGATCGTCAAGGCTTATCATTATGCTCATCCAGATTTATCAAAGTGCCGATAATAGCCTTCTATCTGTCAGTTTTCCATCTTTTTGCTACCATCTGAAACGGCAATAATCCGCCCACAAACCGGGCAAACCGGCATCACGCAAACCTGCGGGGAAATCATGGCTGAATCCAAGAAAAACATTGCGCTGATCGGCGCCCCACTCGAGGAAGGCTCCGGCCGCCGTGGTTGCGCCATGGGTCCGGCAGCGCTGCGCATCGCCGGCATTGACACCATCCTCGCCGGCCTCGGCCACAGCGTTACCGACGAAGGCGACCTGAAGCCGCTGCCGGCCCGTGACCTTGCCAATCATCCCGGGGCCAACAACCTGCAGATCGTTGCCGCCATCACCCGCGCATTGGATGAGACGGTCCACGACACGGCGCGAGGCGGCAAGTTCCCGCTGATCCTCGGCGGCGACCATGCCCTGTCGATGGGCTCGGTTTCCGGCATGGCGCGCTATGCAAGGGAACAGAACCGCCCGCTCTTCGTGCTGTGGCTCGATGCCCATGCCGACTTCAATTCCCCGACAACCTCGCCATCCGGCAACATGCATGGCATGCCGGTCGCATTCTTCTGCGGCCAGGCCGAATTCGCCCCGATCCTCGACAAGGACCGGCCGCTGGTCGACCCGAGACACGTCTTCCAGGTCGGCATCCGTTCCGTCGATGACCGCGAGCGCGAGGAAATCGCCGAGCACGGCGTCAATGTCTACGACATGCGCGCTATCGACGAGACCGGCATGGCCCATATCATGCACGAGATCATCGCGACGATTAAGGGCGCAAACGGCATGCTGCATGTCAGCCTCGATGTCGATTTTCTCGATCCCGAGTTCGCCCCCGGCGTCGGCACCACGGTGCCCGGCGGCGCGACCTTCCGCGAAGCGCATCTGATCATGGAAATGCTCTGCGACAGCGGCCTCGTCTCGTCGCTCGATCTCGTCGAGCTCAACCCCTTCCTCGACGATCGCGGCAAGAGCGCCCGCATCCTCGTCGAACTGACCGCCAGCCTGTTCGGCCGCCGCATTCTCGATCGCCCGACCCGCGGCGCCTGAGCCCACGAATCCGAGCCACTGGAGGTCCCCATGAACACGACGAACGCACTCATCGAAACAGAATATCGGCTCGGCGCGCACAACTACAAGCCGCTCGACGTCATCCTGTCGCGCGGCGAAGGCGTCTATGTCTGGGATCTCGACGGCAATCGCTACCTCGACTGCCTGTCGGCCTATTCCGCCGTCAACCAGGGCCATTGCCATCCGAAGATCCTCGCGGCGATGGTCGAGCAGGCGCAGAAGCTGACGCTGACCTCCCGCGCCTTCCGCAACGACCAGCTGGCACATCTCTACGAGGAACTGGCAGCGCTCACCGGCAGCCACAAGATCCTGCCGATGAACTCCGGCGCTGAAGCCGTCGAAACCGCCGTCAAGGCGGTCCGCAAATGGGGATACGAGGTCAAGGGCGTTCCCGACGACAAGGCCGAGATCATTGTCTGCTCGAACAACTTCCACGGCCGCACCATGGGCATCGTCGGTTTCTCCACCGACCCGGACGCCCGTACCGGTTTCGGCCCCTTCGCGCCCGGCTTCGTCACCGTGCCCTTCGGCGATATCGAAGCCTTCCGCGCGGCGATCAACGAGAACACCGTCGCTTTCCTGATCGAGCCGATCCAGGGCGAAGCCGGCGTCATCATCCCGCCACGCGGCTATTTCCCCGAGGTCCGCGCGCTCTGCTCGAAGCACGGCGTGACGCTGATCCTCGACGAGATCCAGACCGGCCTTGGCCGAACCGGCAAGCTGCTTGCCGAAGAGCATGAGGGCATCGAGGCCGACGTGACCTTGATCGGCAAGGCGCTCTCCGGCGGCTTCTATCCGGTTTCGGCCGTGCTCTCGAATTCCGAGGTGCTCGGCGTCTTGAAGCCCGGCCAACATGGCTCGACCTTTGGCGGTAACCCGCTTGCCTGCGCCATCGCCCGCGCAGCCTTGAAGGCGCTGACCGAGGAAGGCATGATCGAGAACTCCGCCCGCATGGGCGAGCGCTTCCAGGCTGGCCTGAAGGACATCCGCTCCAACATCATCAAGGACGTCCGCGGCCGCGGCCTGATGCTTGCCGTCGAGCTCGTGCCGGAAGCGGGCGGCGCCCGCAAATATTGCGAGGCCCTCAAGGAACGCGGCATCCTCGCCAAGGACACCCATGGCGACACGATCCGCATCGCCCCGCCGCTGGTCATCACGCAAGACCAGGTCGACTGGGCGATCGAGCAGTTGGCGGGCGTTCTCGCCTCGGCTTGATCATTCAGCGCTCCGGCCGCCAACCCGCCGCTGCGCTTTCCTCGAGCTGCAAAAGCATCTCTTAACGATTTGTGATATAATGTCCTTTGCAGGGCGCGAACGGCTATCTGCCGCGCATGACGCATCGCCCCTGACCGGATGTAGCCGGCATTTCAGACAATTTATCCGACGCAGCAAGCGCAGGCATGCCCAATGGCGCCAGCAGCATGCAGCCGAGGTCTGTTAAGAGCCAAGCGCCGTGGCGCCGGCTGAAAGCCGCAACGGGAAGGAACCGCAGATGACGAATGCACTGAAAATGGCAGGTTTCGACGGCGAGACGCTGGAAATCATCGCCTTCCGCCTTCACGATCAGGAATTCTGCGTGAAGACCACGACGATCCGCGAAATCCGCGGCTGGGCGCCCTCGACGCCGATCCCGCATTCGCCGGCCGATGTGCTCGGCGTCATGAACCTGCGCGGCACGGTCATCCCGATCATCGACCTCGCCCATAAGCTCGGCATGAAGTCGACGGTTGCCAACGAGCGCAGCGCCATCGTCGTCGCCGAAGTGCACAACATGGTCATCGGCCTCGTGGTCGACCGTGTCTCCGACATCCTGACGGTCCAGGGCAACCAGGTGCAGCCGGTTCCGGAAATCACCACATCCTTCGACAAAAGCTATGCCGAAGGCATCATCGCCAACGAGAGCGGCATGATCTGCTTCCTCAATCTCGCCCGCATGTTCAAGGAACGCGAGATGGACGACATGGCCGCCTGATCGGCGACCCAACCGAATTGACGAGAGCGGCCAACGGCCGCTCTTTTTTGTTTCAGGCGACTGCCGTATCCGGCGTATCCTCGCCGATAGAGACGCTACGTCGATCCTCGCCCGGCGACAGGCCCACGAGCTTGCAAAAATCTTGCGTACGGCACTGGAATCCTCGTTGCCGATCTGCGGCGGCCTGACTTCACGCCCCCGTCGAGGGGGAGGGTCGGCGCGAAGCGACGGGGTGGGATGACTTTCGTGCGCTCCTGACGGTCACCCCCACCCGCCGCTATGCGGCGACCAAAGGTTGCCGAAACAGCTTTGGCCACGCCCGGAAAAATCCCCATGGTTTTACTTGTCGTTCACTTGGCCGGGGCGCTGAAAAGTGCCGAGACTAAGTAATTTAATATGACGCCTTCCAGCGCGCCGTTCAGCGTTCGTCGACTGGCAACTCCGGTTTCTCTGCGGGGATGGCGGCACCTTTTTCCGGTACGGGTGACGCTCACGGTTTTCGCCGCGACGCCACGAAAGGCATTGCTCACACAACGCCAGTCGCCGCTCCTCATGTGTGCCTCACAGGCACGCCCCGTCCTGTTTCAGACGAGAGGAAAACCATTTTCTGACAGTCCACCGGATGGAAGCTTACGACCGTCCCCCACCCGGCACCGGTCCCGCCTCGCCGCGACGCCTCGCGGGGTAGCCGATGACGGAACAGGTCGATCATGGCACAGGTTTTCGCGGCGGGGACGGGCGGGGAAATTGCGGGCTCGCAGACGGATCCCCTCACCGACAAACTCTATCACTTAGCCTTCGGCTAAAATGTTGATTTTGTGTCCTCTCCCACAAGGGGAGTGGGACACTCTGGCGCGGCCAGCCCGCCTCACTTTGCGCCTCAGTTGTTCGCTGACTCATTGACGACAGGGTAACGCGCGTCCTCCCAGGCGGGGAAGCCACCGGCGAAATGGTAGACATTCGTGTATCCCCACACGAGCGCCTTGGCGGACGAGTAGGCCGAGTCGCCGCAATATTTGCCGTGGCAGGAGAAGATTATCTCCTCGTCCTTGCGCGCGACCCTCGCCAACGCCTCTCTCGAGAGGACGGTGACGACAGGTATGTTGATGGCGCCGGCGGCATGGGAACGGGCGAAGCTCAGGGCGCTGCGGACATCGATCAATTTGACGCCGCGATCGAGCAGCCGCTTGGCTGTGGGAGCATCGATCTTGGTCGTGCCCCGGACGTTGTATTCGCCGTTCGTCTTGCTGATAAACCCTGCGTAGGCATCATAGGGAATATCGATGCCGGCGCCTGGCTGGACGCCGGCCTTGCGCAGGCCGTCCTGCAGCCGGTCACGATAGGTCCTGTCATAGTCGAACACATCGCCGTACCACCACCATCCCATCTCCTGCACCGTCAAAGGGAAATAGCCGGCGGAAACGTTGAGCGCGTCGAATTTGTCGATATTGGCCTTCACGCCATCGGCGCGCCCGAGATGGCCGAGACACGCAACGATCGTTGCGTAATCCTCGGCGATATCCGACTGCCGGGTGACAACGACCTGAAGGTTCTTCAGCGCTTCCTCGTATTTTTGCTGATGGAACAGCGCCAAAGCGAGAACGCGCAGATAGCTCGGCGGATATTGCGGATCGAGCCGCATGGCGAGGCGCGCTTCCTGTTCGGCCTCGGGCCCGCGTCCGGTGGCGTTAAGAATGCGCGCCTTGCTGACGTGATTTTCAGGATCGTTTGGAGCGAGCTGCATCGCGCGGTTGATTTCGGCAAAGGCCTCGTCGTAATGGCCTTGCTTCGCCATCACTTCCGCGGAGATTGCATAGGCGAGCGCATTGGGTTTGCGCATGGCAAGCCCAAGATTCTCCTTCATGCGCTCCATCGCCTTCTCGAAGCCGAGATTGGCCGATTCCCAGTTGGAGGATGCCATCCGCCAATCCGCCATGGCGAGCGCTGCGTATGCGCGGCTGTAGTGGGGATCGAGTTCGATCGCCTTTTCCAGGAGAGGGGTCGCCATCAGCGTTTCCTCTTCATTGCCGCGACGCAGGTGATCCAATCCCTTCAGAACGAGGTCATAGGCCTCCGGACTACGGGTCTCCACCTGCGCGGCCGCCGCCTTTTCCGCGGAGGTGAGCTCGACTGTGAGCGCCGAGACGATCTCGCCGATGACCTTGTCCTGCAATGCGAAAATATCGCCCATGGGGCCGTCGTAGCGGTCGGCCCAGAGATGATGATCCCCGCGTGCATCGATGAGCTGAGCGTTGATGCGGACCTGGTCGCCCTGCCGCCGTACGCTGCCCTCCAGCACGTATCGCACGCCAAGCTCTTCCGCGACCTGTCGCAGCGTCGCTTGCTTGCCCTTGTAGGCGAAAGTGGAATTGCGCGAGGTGACGAAAATGCCGGACAGTTTGGAAAGATCCGTGATGAGATCCTCCGTCATGCCATCGGCGAAATAGACCTGTTCGGGATCGGAACTCAGATTGTCGAACGGCATCACCGCTATCGACGGCTTGTCCGGCAGTGCGAGAACCTGGTGATCCGCCGCCGCCGTTCCGGCGCTCGGCGCCCACGGACGAAGCCAGACGGCCGAGGCAACCGCGAGAAGCAACAAAAGCGCGGCGGCAGCAAATCCCCACGCGCGCGTGCCACGGGAGGCGTCGCGCCGGCGTCGCGCCGAACCATCGAACTGCACACGATAGGTGCGCACGGGTCTCGATATGTTTTTCACACGCTGTTCGCCGATGAACTCAAGCGGCAGGCCCAGTTTTCCCTGCAACTGATCATAGGCCGTGCCGGAGACGAAC
This genomic window contains:
- a CDS encoding translocation/assembly module TamB domain-containing protein — encoded protein: MNRFLRFLKAASRWFLYCLGLVLVAAVLFLLFAGFTAPGARLVAAMIEKYASTPDQIVRINDPSALLTGDFTASSVTLFDSKGVYAEIREVAIDWSPTALFAKRFEAAKLSAGSVRLERLPIPSQETREVRKTFALPLDVKIDAFDLKDVVIGKEIAGVDQFLSAQGKLNATNASIATALAVAQRDRPDAKAIADIIFNPAGNELRLETTIEEPKGGLLAKALRLPGEPAISVNVTGQGPLSNWSGTATAALDGKAVLKLGGQHTLAADGFRTVSLKGGGTFSDLLPAAFRPLFEGTTDIDLSAAIDGKTVRIQTGNVSTGALTLSASGTYSTTGQNDLQASLTGKNGPIDFRLPLEKGEAHLAIDTASVSLIGDAQTAVLDIGAAIGKATLPQGEIEAIKLHAYSDGFNLSTRTGPLKTTIETGATRFANADIDRVIKGPVKIDGSLSLTPETVSFDPITIESASIGGTLTGSYTIAENTLATGFKLFALPAVLPPALAAKFDTTIVIAGNLGTGANGNVDVSDLTIKSGTVEVAASAALETGNLTAAITGTVPEIGKLLADAKGSATFSADVTGPLDALDVKAKVTSSGTTLAGRTLNDFAVNADAVIGRDGPTGTVTASGSVDGQVINAKADIATAKGTTNVPSFEAVIGSNTLKGSLDLTKEFEPNGSLTFNFPDVGLLAAMAGQTASGDLAGSASIKTESGMTSVAVKASGSGITRGDLVITKPAADITIADLKALAIKGAVTVEEVKQGSNLLTGLKLGFEQQGKTTNFALDGIYDAAPLSARGDLQSAAGRTTIKLQSFTAAPKKIPLELANPTTIVIEKGAVNLQRLAINAYGGTATLTGSAGEKLNITAALAGIDTRLPLEGGETHIVLDTGTASINGDMQSAVLDVAANVAEVALPQGRFDAIKLTAHSDAFNLATRSGAVTATVEAGATQLTNADLDRLVKGPLTVATTLDVTPETIGFSPITIGSANLDGALAGTFSLADNRLNTTFKLSARPAALPASISAKFDTPVDVAGTLATGPDGAVDITNLNVTSGTLQAAGSVALKSQTLTAALTGTVLDLGKVLADAEGQANFTVDATGPLGNLGVKAEITSRGATLAGRTLSDLQLTADATANPKNPQAKITATGVLGGQAINVKADLVSKDGRTSVPVLQVQIGENTLNGVVNFTSDFLPQGTIDFTFPDVGLLAAMAGEKASGDLAGSASIKSDGGITSIALKASGSGIKRGDLVITKPVADITIADLKALAIKGNLSIETFAQGANRVSGLKLDFVQQENQTNVALDGSYDGAPLKLRADIQTAGGKTTVDLASFTAAPRKIPVKLSAPTTISIENGTVSLQKLTIAASGGTITVTGSAGEKLDLAINLNALPARLANTFAPSLGADGAISGTVGVKGTSTAPVATYDLRWANAVVAQARSAGVSALDITAKGQFANSTVTLDATISGAGGLSFRGGGKVGLTGNRPIDMKFSGNLPFGLAAGLLAQQGFTLTGAANVDLAIRGAATAPQITGTISTSGARLVDVRRNLAITDLTANISLDGKQASIQKLSGRLASGGSLDVSGTVGIAPGSGFPADLTIRLDNATYVDGSLFTANVDGALTLKGSLTAAPVLGGKVTIQKAAITIPEKLPASLSEINIKHKNAPAKVRQMQADVKSDTASSGGAKSGGVAFDLAVHAPGKLFVRGRGIDAELGGDLTIRGTAAQPVVSGGFQMRRGRLEILGKRLDFSDGTISFGGNLIPTLDLDATSTAGSTTITVNVAGLANNPTVTFSSSPALPQDEILAQLIFNRSLSNLSALQIAQLASAVSQLAGGGSNSLLDGLRNKLGVDDLDVSTDANGGAQVTAGKYLNDRTYLELQSGSEAGSGKAIINLDVGRGVKLRGEAGSSGTGAGIFYEKEY
- a CDS encoding rhodanese-like domain-containing protein yields the protein MVTDHAERRLVAILAADIVGYSRLVEADEENTLAAIKALRCNVIDPLLNEYHGRIVKLMGDGIIVEFGSVVDAVACAVAVQKGVIEHQADVPPERRILFRMGINLGDVVVEGDDLLGDGINVASRLEQLCEPGGLFVSGTAYDQLQGKLGLPLEFIGEQRVKNISRPVRTYRVQFDGSARRRRDASRGTRAWGFAAAALLLLLAVASAVWLRPWAPSAGTAAADHQVLALPDKPSIAVMPFDNLSSDPEQVYFADGMTEDLITDLSKLSGIFVTSRNSTFAYKGKQATLRQVAEELGVRYVLEGSVRRQGDQVRINAQLIDARGDHHLWADRYDGPMGDIFALQDKVIGEIVSALTVELTSAEKAAAAQVETRSPEAYDLVLKGLDHLRRGNEEETLMATPLLEKAIELDPHYSRAYAALAMADWRMASSNWESANLGFEKAMERMKENLGLAMRKPNALAYAISAEVMAKQGHYDEAFAEINRAMQLAPNDPENHVSKARILNATGRGPEAEQEARLAMRLDPQYPPSYLRVLALALFHQQKYEEALKNLQVVVTRQSDIAEDYATIVACLGHLGRADGVKANIDKFDALNVSAGYFPLTVQEMGWWWYGDVFDYDRTYRDRLQDGLRKAGVQPGAGIDIPYDAYAGFISKTNGEYNVRGTTKIDAPTAKRLLDRGVKLIDVRSALSFARSHAAGAINIPVVTVLSREALARVARKDEEIIFSCHGKYCGDSAYSSAKALVWGYTNVYHFAGGFPAWEDARYPVVNESANN
- the rocD gene encoding ornithine--oxo-acid transaminase is translated as MNTTNALIETEYRLGAHNYKPLDVILSRGEGVYVWDLDGNRYLDCLSAYSAVNQGHCHPKILAAMVEQAQKLTLTSRAFRNDQLAHLYEELAALTGSHKILPMNSGAEAVETAVKAVRKWGYEVKGVPDDKAEIIVCSNNFHGRTMGIVGFSTDPDARTGFGPFAPGFVTVPFGDIEAFRAAINENTVAFLIEPIQGEAGVIIPPRGYFPEVRALCSKHGVTLILDEIQTGLGRTGKLLAEEHEGIEADVTLIGKALSGGFYPVSAVLSNSEVLGVLKPGQHGSTFGGNPLACAIARAALKALTEEGMIENSARMGERFQAGLKDIRSNIIKDVRGRGLMLAVELVPEAGGARKYCEALKERGILAKDTHGDTIRIAPPLVITQDQVDWAIEQLAGVLASA
- a CDS encoding Lrp/AsnC family transcriptional regulator, whose protein sequence is MISLDDLDHTLISALRHNARTPVSSLAAATGASRATVAARIDRLVSSGTIAAFTIRTGAELSGTGVRAIVMIEIHGKMADKVAAQLRGLPQVRALHSTNGRWDFIAELEDKDLATFDETLRRIRLIDGINLTETNILLKTSKMATGL
- a CDS encoding chemotaxis protein CheW, which produces MTNALKMAGFDGETLEIIAFRLHDQEFCVKTTTIREIRGWAPSTPIPHSPADVLGVMNLRGTVIPIIDLAHKLGMKSTVANERSAIVVAEVHNMVIGLVVDRVSDILTVQGNQVQPVPEITTSFDKSYAEGIIANESGMICFLNLARMFKEREMDDMAA
- the rocF gene encoding arginase; the protein is MAESKKNIALIGAPLEEGSGRRGCAMGPAALRIAGIDTILAGLGHSVTDEGDLKPLPARDLANHPGANNLQIVAAITRALDETVHDTARGGKFPLILGGDHALSMGSVSGMARYAREQNRPLFVLWLDAHADFNSPTTSPSGNMHGMPVAFFCGQAEFAPILDKDRPLVDPRHVFQVGIRSVDDREREEIAEHGVNVYDMRAIDETGMAHIMHEIIATIKGANGMLHVSLDVDFLDPEFAPGVGTTVPGGATFREAHLIMEMLCDSGLVSSLDLVELNPFLDDRGKSARILVELTASLFGRRILDRPTRGA